A window of Caldicoprobacter guelmensis genomic DNA:
GAATATAGGATTTCAAAGGTACATGATTAATACAGGAAAAGGTGATAAATTTAAGTGCGGTTTCAACCTATTGATTCTTCCATGAACTGATGGAGTTACACTAATTTTTATTATTGAGGCATCTTTGTTCATAGGATAAAAAAACAGATTTAGAGATATTAAACTTAAAGATTGACAAACCTTCGTGTGAGTTATAAGGCAAGCTAACAAAAAGTTTAAATGTGTTTTTGGTTAGGAGGGGTTGCGTTGAGGAAAAGGGTTAAGAATCAGTTTCAATGGGAATTTATAAAAATTTTTATGTTTCGTTATATTGTAGTTATGCTCTTACCAATTTTTATTATTTCTATAATTTATTTTAGCTCTTTAAAGGTAATAGAACAATATACTATACACTCTAATATTAAGATGCTTGATAAGATCAGAAGTATGTTGGAAAGTCGTATAGATGAGGTTAATAGTATTATTGAACAGATAGCTTGGAATAGTAAAATAAGCAGATTTAATATGATAAATGAACCTTTTAAAGGTGCGAATACCTATAAGATTTTGGAAACTAGAGCTCAACTGTATAATTATAGCCTAACCAATAGTTTTATTCTAGATTATTATGTGTTATATCTAAATAGTGGAATTGTCATAGGTCCTGAACAGACATATCGGTTAGAACAATTCTATAGGTTTTTCTTTAATTATGAAGGTATTGACTATAATGAATGGATAGAAGAAATATTCAGAGTATATAACCGAGGAACTATTATTCCTGAGCGTCAGGCGTTCTTTAAGGGGAATTCATATAAAGTTCTTACATATATGAGAGATTTGGGGGCAACACCTACAGGTAGACGGAGTAAAGTAATGTTTCTCTTAAATGGAGATGTGATAAGAAATTTATTGAATGGATTTGAATTTTCTGAACAAGGATGTGCATACATTACTGATGAGAATGGCTATCTTCTAAGTGCTTTTCCTTCGCAAATTGATGAAATTCCAGTCTTCATTGATATGGATGGTGGAACTGAAGGTTATCAGAGACGGATGTTTAATGGGGAAGACATGCTTTTTATCTATATCATTTCTCAAAATACTGGTTGGAGATATGTGGTGGTCCAACCGTATGAGAATGTAATGAAAAAGGTGTCTAACATCAAAAAGATAAGTTGTAATGTTTTCTCAGGTGCTATTATTCTGGGACTGGTGATTGCATTTTTATGGTCTAA
This region includes:
- a CDS encoding cache domain-containing protein, producing MRKRVKNQFQWEFIKIFMFRYIVVMLLPIFIISIIYFSSLKVIEQYTIHSNIKMLDKIRSMLESRIDEVNSIIEQIAWNSKISRFNMINEPFKGANTYKILETRAQLYNYSLTNSFILDYYVLYLNSGIVIGPEQTYRLEQFYRFFFNYEGIDYNEWIEEIFRVYNRGTIIPERQAFFKGNSYKVLTYMRDLGATPTGRRSKVMFLLNGDVIRNLLNGFEFSEQGCAYITDENGYLLSAFPSQIDEIPVFIDMDGGTEGYQRRMFNGEDMLFIYIISQNTGWRYVVVQPYENVMKKVSNIKKISCNVFSGAIILGLVIAFLWSNLTSVSLKKLFDLISQHGKMLPIKDPFEYIQHSVHEIINSCSANLKVKLPILVI